The following are from one region of the Nostoc cf. commune SO-36 genome:
- a CDS encoding DUF2256 domain-containing protein — MGRVRSKSDLPTKICPVCQRPFTWRKKWQDCWDDVKYCSERCRRRRSEAQNETNRNTDANSARD; from the coding sequence ATGGGACGTGTTCGTTCTAAATCTGACCTACCGACAAAAATCTGTCCAGTATGTCAACGTCCTTTTACATGGCGTAAAAAGTGGCAAGATTGTTGGGACGATGTGAAATACTGCTCAGAACGTTGTCGTCGTCGCCGTTCTGAAGCTCAAAATGAAACTAACCGCAATACAGACGCAAATAGCGCAAGA
- a CDS encoding SMI1/KNR4 family protein yields MNKVLQLKKKLTQLAILDATFEVFGSESHQYQFKPCLSNKDIQVFESRYNIILPGEYRNFLLEVGNGGAGPGYGLSVLLGIEYEDVIPEKLYQEKYEILSKPFPLTEAWNNLDLIVKNNTDLNANRDAYVDDKFIHGTLTMTNYGCGIYAMFSCYRRAARKNLDR; encoded by the coding sequence ATGAATAAAGTTTTACAATTAAAGAAAAAGTTAACTCAATTAGCTATTTTAGACGCTACATTTGAGGTTTTTGGCTCAGAATCACACCAATATCAATTTAAACCTTGCTTGAGTAACAAAGATATTCAAGTGTTTGAGTCCAGATACAATATTATACTACCAGGCGAATATCGAAACTTTCTCTTAGAAGTTGGTAATGGTGGTGCTGGCCCAGGATACGGGTTATCTGTATTGTTGGGAATTGAGTATGAAGATGTGATTCCAGAGAAACTATACCAAGAAAAATACGAGATTCTTTCTAAACCATTTCCTTTGACAGAAGCCTGGAATAATTTAGATTTGATTGTCAAGAATAATACGGATCTTAATGCCAACCGTGATGCTTATGTTGATGATAAGTTTATTCATGGTACTCTCACTATGACAAATTATGGTTGTGGAATTTATGCAATGTTTAGTTGTTACCGGAGAGCAGCCAGGAAAAATTTGGATAGATGA